Proteins encoded within one genomic window of Ranitomeya variabilis isolate aRanVar5 chromosome 4, aRanVar5.hap1, whole genome shotgun sequence:
- the LOC143768963 gene encoding uncharacterized protein LOC143768963, whose amino-acid sequence MGANVAPAYANTYMDSFEKEYVYNNFLFQSHSLCWLRYIDDVFCLWTGPQDSLIAFSEQLNSVHAELQFTLNFSTSQISFLDTMIIRSPTGKLSTDLFSKPTDTNSLLHYQSCHPLSTKNSLPWSQFKRVARIVSNPDVLPTRLDDMSLKFAARHYPSSLLAKEKQLALDPPLNFIKTTKPERVPFVHTHHPVMPLIYNIIRSHWPLLHDAYPHIEAFQIPPLMCKRRPNNIRDQVVKADIGSSLRPPRQTFLGTERRGTYPCLNCACCSNVIKSNTITHPQSGKQIPIRGFFTCESKNVVYTVKCPCGLLYVGETTQHIRERISSHKSTIRCKKTWLPLPYHFVAANHSVSQLRFQVLEQVERPRRGGDHIKLLRQRESYWIFTLQTLTPKGLNRELDLI is encoded by the coding sequence atgggtgccAACGTGGCCCCTGCCTACGCCAACACCTATATGGATTCTTTTGAAAAGGAGTATGTGTACAATAACTTTCTGTTTCAGTCGCACAGTCTCTGCTGGCTccgttacatagatgacgttttttgtctatggactggcccacaggattcCCTTATTGCTTTTTCCGAACAGCTTAACTCAGTCCATGCTGAACTCCAGTTCACATTGAACTTCAGCACATCTCAAATTTCATTTCTAGATACCATGATCATCAGAAGTCCTACGGGTAAACTCAGCACGGATCTGTTTTCCAAACCTACCGATACCAACAGCCTTTTACATTATCAGAGCTGTCACCCACTATCAACTAAAAACAGCCTACCTTGGTCACAGTTTAAACGAGTGGCACGGATTGTGTCTAATCCAGATGTATTACCTACCCGTCTGGATGACATGTCCCTCAAGTTTGCAGCCAGACATTACCCTAGCAGTCTACTTGCCAAAGAGAAACAGTTAGCCCTTGATCCACCCTTGAATTTTATAAAAACAACTAAACCAGAGCGGGTTCCCTTTGTACACACCCACCATCCTGTCATGCCCTTGATCTACAACATCATTCGCAGCCACTGGCCCCTCTTGCACGATGCATACCCACACATCGAGGCATTCCAAATACCGCCACTTATGTGCAAACGCAGGCCTAACAATATCAGGGACCAGGTTGTAAAGGCAGACATAGGTAGCTCCCTTAGGCCACCACGCCAGACCTTCTTGGGCACCGAGAGGCGTGGCACGTATCCATGCCTTAATTGTGCATGCTGCTCTAATGTGATTAAATCCAATACTATCACCCATCCACAGTCTGGCAAACAAATCCCTATTAGAGGGTTTTTCACCTGTGAATCTAAGAACGTGGTTTATACCGTTAAATGCCCATGTGGGCTTCTCTACGTGGGTGAAACCACGCAGCATATTCGTGAACGTATCTCTAGTCACAAGTCCACCATTAGGTGCAAAAAAACTTGGCTCCCTCTCCCATATCACTTCGTAGCAGCTAACCACTCAGTATCCCAGCTACGTTTTCAGGTGTTAGAGCAGGTTGAGCGCCCCAGACGTGGTGGTGACCACATAAAACTACTACGCCAACGTGAATCCTACTGGATCTTTACCTTACAGACATTAACACCTAAAGGTCTCAATAGGGAACTTGATCTAATCTGA
- the LOC143768964 gene encoding uncharacterized protein LOC143768964, producing MGANVAPAYANTYMDSFEKEYVYNNFLFQSHSLCWLRYIDDVFCLWTGPQDSLIAFSEQLNSVRAELQFTLNFSTSQISFLDTMIIRSPTGKLSTDLFSKPTDTNSLLHYQSCHPLSTKNSLPRSQFKRVARIVSNPDVLPTRLDDMSLKFAARHYPSSLLAKEKQLALDPPLNFIKTTKPERVPFVHTHHPVMPLIYNIIRSHWPLLHDAYPHIEAFQIPPLMCKRRPNNIRDQVVKADIGSSLRPPRQTFLGTERRGTYPCLNCACCSNVIKSNTITHPQSGKQIPIRGFFTCESKNVVYTVKCPCGLLYVGETTQHIRERISSHKSTIRCKKTWLPLPYHFVAANHSVSQLRFQVLEQVERPRRGGDHIKLLRQRESYWIFTLQTLTPKGLNRELDLI from the coding sequence atgggtgccAACGTGGCCCCTGCCTACGCCAACACCTATATGGATTCTTTTGAAAAGGAGTATGTGTACAATAACTTTCTGTTTCAGTCGCACAGTCTCTGCTGGCTccgttacatagatgacgttttttgtctatggactggcccacaggattcCCTTATTGCTTTTTCCGAACAGCTTAACTCAGTCCGTGCTGAACTCCAGTTCACATTGAACTTCAGCACATCTCAAATTTCATTTCTAGATACCATGATCATCAGAAGTCCTACGGGTAAACTCAGCACGGATCTGTTTTCCAAACCTACCGATACCAACAGCCTTTTACATTATCAGAGCTGTCACCCACTATCAACTAAAAACAGCCTACCTCGGTCACAGTTTAAACGAGTGGCACGGATTGTGTCTAATCCAGATGTATTACCTACCCGTCTGGATGACATGTCCCTCAAGTTTGCAGCCAGACATTACCCTAGCAGTCTACTTGCCAAAGAGAAACAGTTAGCCCTTGATCCACCCTTGAATTTTATAAAAACAACTAAACCAGAGCGGGTTCCCTTTGTACACACCCACCATCCTGTCATGCCCTTGATCTACAACATCATTCGCAGCCACTGGCCCCTCTTGCACGATGCATACCCACACATCGAGGCATTCCAAATACCGCCACTTATGTGCAAACGCAGGCCTAACAATATCAGGGACCAGGTTGTAAAGGCAGACATAGGTAGCTCCCTTAGGCCACCACGCCAGACCTTCTTGGGCACCGAGAGGCGTGGCACGTATCCATGCCTTAATTGTGCATGCTGCTCTAATGTGATTAAATCCAATACTATCACCCATCCACAGTCTGGCAAACAAATCCCTATTAGAGGGTTTTTCACCTGTGAATCTAAGAACGTGGTTTATACCGTTAAATGCCCATGTGGGCTTCTCTACGTGGGTGAAACCACGCAGCATATTCGTGAACGTATCTCTAGTCACAAGTCCACCATTAGGTGCAAAAAAACTTGGCTCCCTCTCCCATATCACTTCGTAGCAGCTAACCACTCAGTATCCCAGCTACGTTTTCAGGTGTTAGAGCAGGTTGAGCGCCCCAGACGTGGTGGTGACCACATAAAACTACTACGCCAACGTGAATCCTACTGGATCTTTACCTTACAGACATTAACACCTAAAGGTCTCAATAGGGAACTTGATCTAATCTGA